The following DNA comes from Triticum aestivum cultivar Chinese Spring chromosome 3D, IWGSC CS RefSeq v2.1, whole genome shotgun sequence.
acttagatgtgtttgtcacgtgtttcatgatgctctctttgtgcttcaattcttgtctttcatgtgagcatcgttgaaatcttatgcctagctaagggcgttaaacgatagcgcttgttaggaggcaagccaattttttttgctttttgcttctgtttaggaataaatatttgatctatcctctggttagattttttttatgttttaattagtgtttttgccaagttaaacctataggatcttcttggatgatagttatttgatcttgctgaaaattccagaaactttctgttcacgaaaacaattgtttaaaatcaccagaacgtgataaaatactgattccaattgcagtagatcaataaacaaattgtctaggtcttcctattttggtggcattttttgagttccataagtttgcgttagttacagattactacagactgttctgtttttgacagattctgttttttgtgtgttgtttgcttattttgatgaatctatggctagtaaaatagtttataaaccatagagaagttggaatacagtaggtttaacatcaatccctactcctaatgtctcagttggtagtctccgtccgggtttattttcgtcccaccattttcgtccggtttttttcgctggtttttttttcGTCCCCCTCCCACCACCCCATCTCCCACCTGCGCAGCCAAAAAAACCAACCCGCAAAAAACCATACCTATCGATCCCCTCGACGACACAGAGCCGTCGTCCTCTCGTGCGATCCGCTGCCGCCACCTCCGATCCGCTCCTCCTCTCCCGAGGATACGCAGCCGCATCCGTCGACGCCGATCCGGGCAGACGCGGCCGTCGTGGATCACGAGGATCCGGATGATGGGGCGGCAGAGATGGCCACGGATCTGTTACGGCGACGACGGCGCTAGATCCACACCCGCAGCATCAGGATGGAGGCCGGCGACGAACCCTAGCCTAGCCGTCAGCATCGGGATCCAACCCCTGCTCTCGGTGCTGGGGCAAGGCATATGGGGGTGTTTGCTGCCGCGGTGGACCTCGACGCCGGCGACATCTGCAGCATCTCCCTCCCGTCGGGCTGCAGGACCAGTACGCCCAAGgtacgcctcctcctccttcctttcccctccctaCCAAGACTCCAGCTTGCTGATGTGTCCATTAGTGGCGAATAATCCATCATGGATTAGATTATTTCCTACGGCAGCTTGAACTGGCCTGCATGTTTGGTTGAGCATATATACGCAGTGTGATTAAATCTCACTAGCAGTCTACACAACACTTGATGGGAGTTTGAAAATAACAGTCCATAATAAAGGGCCGTGGTGTCTACTATGCTTTTCAGAAAGGTGAGTGCACTTGTGAAGCTTCCTGTAGAGTTTCACATGATGAGTAGGTAAATGTGCTGCTTGTGCATTTTCCAAGTAGTTATATAGGAGAGCACACAAGCAACAGACTACATAGCTTGTGCTAATTTCCATGATAAGTTTTatcgcatatgaacaagttatATTGCCAGTTAAGTTATTAATAGAAATTGAGTTGCTTATCATTGAGTAAAAGACATTCCTTTAGAGTATTTACAGTTTTATACTAATACTTTATCAAGGTGATATGCTGAAGATTTGTGATTATCACAGTATGGCCTTTACATTGCTTCTGTATGATCTGAACCTGTTGAGCTCATCACAAATACCATAAAAATTGGCTCTATCCCTGATGTCCAATAAAAAAGGGGAACTATAGCCTCAGATCGAAAAAGTTTCTTTTCCTTTGTGATTTTGCAGCGGGACTTGCTTATGGAGACGTTCGCTCTGGGTCAAAGCTTAAGAGTAATGATGCTTTTGACCATTTAATTAGTGTTTAGGTATGCCCTCCTCTCCTTGCCCTTTAGTTGGAATCTCTGATAAGGTTGTAATTTGCTGGTGCAGTGTTGCTCTGCTTTTATTTGGGGATTCCTCTGGGATCTAATTTTGAATTGTCAAAGCTGGTTTGTTGGGTGCCGTTGGTTTAACATGATGCTATAATGCCGTAGAGAGAGATATGTTTTTCCAGTAGAAGTGGCCGGTTAGTTAATTTGAGATTTGTGCCTTCTGTTCTTCAGGCCTGAAGCTTTTGGTTTCAGTCCGACAATTAAAAGTTGCATTGGCTTGTAAAAAACTTCATATGACTGGACCAGTAGGGGGAGGATAGCTTCATATGGAAAATAATTCTCCATGGTGGGAAAATTTGTTATTTGACATGATTATATATAGAGATACAACTAGCAGTGTTTAAATATGGGTTCATCTCAACCTATGATTCCTatgtatattatttttggggctagaACTACAGCCACTGCCCACCACCATTACAAATCAATGCTAGGAGCTCCTTGGATGTACTCATGCATGCTTTATCAGATCCTTTTCTTTTGAATCGATTGATGAACCGATGGCATGCATCTCAGGACTAACTACCCCGTACGTGTACTCCACTAAGTAAGGATAGCTCGTGAATATTTCGGCCTTTTCGTTGAAACGCTTACCAAAATCACTGAAATACACTAAATTTAGGTGGTTTCGGTTGGTGATGAAAATTTTCTgaaactgaaagtgaaaaccatAGAATACTGAAGGTGTTTGCAGCCTGTAATTAGCGCCCTACTTAGTATCAAGCATTGAGAGAGGGCATTTAGATGATTTTAAATTTTATGACTTCGTATATATTTTCTTAATCTCTAAGCTTTTACACAGGCGACTCGCATTGTAGATGCTATTAGCATGCTGCTGCTATCGTCCCTCTGTACACACATGCACATTTGACTGATGAAGAAAATGCCTCAAATCATCAAACCCCTGATTATGTGTTGTGCTCTTGCAAGACTAAAACTGACACATTCTCTTCTGGATGTTAATGATGTTCGATTGCATGTGGGTGTTGTGTCGTTGAAGCTCACATGATCGAGTGTTTATGCACAGCTGAAGTTGGCACATTCAGTTCTGCATATATTGAACAACTTTCAAAACTTCTGAAAGCAAAGAGCAGTGAACCATCCTCTAGGCTCTACTGTACCTCCCATAGATTTTTTTACTTCCAAAACTTATGATGAACACAGCAGGTTCCAATGCAATTTCACTTGACAGATGTTGTTATTTCGGTTTTAATCATACTATATCAGCTTCAAAGTTTATTTTTACTCTCAAGTAGTCAATATCTGAGCATGAACACTCAAACTACTGCAGGGGGAGGATTTCCACAGTAACCCTGGGCTGGTTAACCTATTTGGAATAGAATTCCCTGATTTGAATATCAAGCATTCACAACTTCAGAATACATTGTCTCGAGGTACAATCCCACTTGATTCTCAAACAATCACTAATTCATGAATTGCAGCAGGGTGAACCCAAGATGTCCGGAGCCTCTCTTGTGAATCACATTGCTTACAATGATTTCATGATTGAGATCTCGGGATTTAacagttgtattttcttgtttcttttttttcttgtgGAGGAGAACACGATACATCTTTTAAAGGTGTGACTATAGAAGTTTAGCTAAATAAACAGAATATTTCTACTGCAAGTTGATGTATAGAAAAATGGATTTTTGCATAGGTTTCGTATTATATATATAGTTAACTCGGTACTTCCTTTTCTTGCTTTGGAGTGACTGTTTTGCTTGACTCAGCATCCCTATGGTTCCGAGAGGGGCTGGGTGGCTAGATACAGAGGGCTTGGGTGCATGTGCTCTAATATATATTTTTCTTTCGGGGAGGGTCACCCTTATGCACTATTAAGAGGTCCACTCTTAACTGCTCTTGCGGAACTAGGCCATCAGGCTACCATATATGTCCGTTGATTTAATCACCGTTATCTGTGCTAGACGTTCACAGATCTGGATGCCTTTGCTTGCCAAATAAAAAATGAACAATAGTTATGTTAGGAAGTTACACTAGCTTTGACGATCCGATCATTCATGGAATGTTTTCCGGCATTGCCAACATATTGAGTACTTCAGTTGTAAGTCTGTAAGCAGTTCTCTTTGAAAGAGAAAAATGTATACATGCTTCAGTGAATGGCCACCCCCTTCTATTTTAGTAACATTGCACTTCTTAGTGGTACTTGCTAATCAGTATGGTTATTGGTCTGTAATCTTATCGTTTCTACATTAATTCTTTGTACGTAGGCCGGATCAAGCGCATCGCCGATGCCACGATCGCCGATGCGCCGTGCTGCTCCTCTCATGTGTGCCCTCGACGCTGACGCCGTCCTATTTTCCGCAGCCACCGCCGTCGGGCTCCGCGTCCACGCGCCCCTTCAAACCTACTGGATGCAATCTCGCATTGCGCTGTCGTCCGCACTGTCTGGCACCACCTATGGACACAGAACGGCGGATCAAGGTTTAATGACTTTGATCAGGCAAGATACATTCTGCCCGCTCATCTCCCCGTGTTGCCGTTGGTAAGTATGGTGGCATTCTCCATGCTTCTTTTAGTGCTTCTCTCTAAATTCGTTGGGAGCCAAAA
Coding sequences within:
- the LOC123074339 gene encoding uncharacterized protein isoform X2 → MGEDFHSNPGLVNLFGIEFPDLNIKHSQLQNTLSRATAVGLRVHAPLQTYWMQSRIALSSALSGTTYGHRTADQGLMTLIRQDTFCPLISPCCRWAASTPASISVGAMVNQ
- the LOC123074339 gene encoding uncharacterized protein isoform X1, producing the protein MGEDFHSNPGLVNLFGIEFPDLNIKHSQLQNTLSRATAVGLRVHAPLQTYWMQSRIALSSALSGTTYGHRTADQGLMTLIRQDTFCPLISPCCRWLLDCVMATLKTGHLWLSSCVIGGQRNQTKLE